Sequence from the Pseudomonadota bacterium genome:
GCACGAACGTTTGGGCGACGCGCGGATCTTCAGCGTCGGCATTGGTGCATCACCCAACCGCTACCTGATGGAACGTATGGCTGCCGCAGGGCGCGGCGCGGCCGCCTTCATCGGTCTGAACGACGAGAGCCTGCCGGTGATGGATCTGTACATGGAGCGGATCAGTCACCCGGCCCTGATGAACGTGCGCGTCGACTGGGGGGACATGGACGTCAGCGAGGTGTACCCATCGACGATCCCCGATCTCTTCGTCGGTCGTCCCGTCGTGCTCACAGGCCGCTACCGCGGGTCAGTCTCACCGATTCGTATCCATGGCGATATCGCTGGGGAGCAGGGGGCGGTACGGATCGACGCGTCGCCCGCGGCGCGCTACCACGAGGCAGTGGCGCGCGTGTGGGCGAGGCGTCGGATCGCAGATCTGAAGGACCGCCAGGCGTCCACGCCGGGTGAACGGGAGTCGCTGGCCGCACAGATACGCACCACTGCGCTTGTGCACGGACTGGTGTCGGGCCACACGTCCTTCGTCGCCGTCGACGGGGCGCAGCGCACGGCGGGCAGCTACGGGGTGACCGTGCAACAACCCGTGGCCGTGCCTGCCGGTGTGGCATACGAGACGACGGTGGTCGAGGATGCCGTGCGCGCCCTGAGCAGCCCCTGAAGGGGCCTACTGCCGATGGCGCACTCGAGGAGCCTACTGCCGATGGCGCACTCGAGGAGCTGCCGGCTCTAGGGCCGGCAGCTCACGGGGAGTGGCTCTAGTAGATGAAGCGGCTACGAAAGCCGTAAGGATAGAACCCGCCGCGGAAGCCAGCGCGACCGAAGCGCCGGAAGCCGATGCCACGGTAGTAAGGCCCGAACCCCGGGGCGAACGCAACGCGACGTTGGCCGGACGACACGGCGGTGGGCGCTGCACGCCAAGAGCGCCAGTCAGAGCCGGACACCACCGGCAGGGCGATGACCTCGCCATCCACCTTGACGTCCTCGGCGCGCGTGACCGTGCCACTGGCTGTGAAGCGGCGACCGACGGCGATGCGCCCCGGTCGTTCGACATCGCTAAGCTCCACCACGAAGGCCTTGCCAGTCGAGCGTGCGGTCGGCTTGCCGTTGCGCTTCAATACCCGTTCCTCAACCAACAGTAGGGCCGCGTCGCCCTGCCAACGCACGCGCGAGACCACACCGCCCCAGCGCACGTCGTTGCCCACGGCATCGACGTTGCCAGCGTATGGCTCATCGAAGCTCATAGGGGTCGTCACCTGCGTGTCCACATCGGTGGCCATCGCATGGGAGGCGAGCGGTACCGTAAGGTTGGTCAACAGCATTGCACTCGCCACCATGGCGTACTTCATCGTTCAGCTCCTTCCATATCGTTACAGGATCTTGGAGCTGGGATCTGCGGGCGCGTTCCCTGGAATTCCTCACGTTTCCCTCACGGCGGCCGGTATTCGCGAATCTCGATGCGGTGGCTCTGCGGTCCCTAGATCATGTCAAAGTGACCTACGAGGGTCGATTCTTGGTGGCGAATAGATGTATTCGGTAACTAGTGTGGATCACGAAGCAGTGACAGGCGTTCTCTGGGCCACGCGAGGCGCGAGGGGCCGGCGTGACTGGCTGCAAGTAGTTCGGTGTTGCGACTGATGAGTCTCGCCTGCCGCCCGTGCTGGGGAATCTCCCCCACGCGCAGGTCGGCCTCGCCGCTTAGCAGGCGGGAGGGCCCCAAGGCCGCTCGGCGCGGTGCACTGCTCTTGTGCGCTGCCGTCCACCGCGTCCAAGTTGAACTGCTCGCACTCCCTCGGTAGTTGGGTCGCCCGCCGCTTCTTCCGAGTGGTGCATATAGACTCAGGGTTTCGGTTGGGTGAACTCTTGGTCAGCCAGGCGCTCCAAGAGATGATCAGCTGGCGCCACGTGAGCAGGGGAGACACAGAGCATGGAAGCGACCTTCGGCCTGGAACGTGCGGTGCGCCGCGCTACGCGTGCAAAGCGTCATCTCGCCCCGACCCTGCCCTTGGGGCTCGCTTTATGCTGCACCAGCGCAATGGCGCTAGACCCCTTGCCCGTGGAGGCACCCCTTACCGCGCTTCGCCCGGACTTCGGCGGCGATGGCAGCAACGGCGTGGTCTATGACGGCGATCGCGACCCCGAGTTTCCGAGCGACGACGGCTATGACGCCATCGGCATCTCGGTCACCAACATCGGTGATTTCAACGGCGATGGGTTCGACGACATCTACATCGGCGACACCACCAATCTCGGCAACTACGGGGCGCCCGCCGGCCGCGGGTTTCTGATCTTCGGCCGCGCGGACGGCTTCGATCCGCTGGTGCGCCTGCCCGACGACCCCGGTAACGGCGTGCTGCTACGCACCCGCCAACGGATCAACTACGCCGGCGAATCCCAGCGCGTAGGGGACGTGAACGGCGACGGTTTCGCG
This genomic interval carries:
- a CDS encoding Slp family lipoprotein; amino-acid sequence: MKYAMVASAMLLTNLTVPLASHAMATDVDTQVTTPMSFDEPYAGNVDAVGNDVRWGGVVSRVRWQGDAALLLVEERVLKRNGKPTARSTGKAFVVELSDVERPGRIAVGRRFTASGTVTRAEDVKVDGEVIALPVVSGSDWRSWRAAPTAVSSGQRRVAFAPGFGPYYRGIGFRRFGRAGFRGGFYPYGFRSRFIY